From Toxorhynchites rutilus septentrionalis strain SRP chromosome 2, ASM2978413v1, whole genome shotgun sequence, a single genomic window includes:
- the LOC129770375 gene encoding cell division cycle 5-like protein: MPRIMIKGGVWRNTEDEILKAAVMKYGKNQWSRIASLLHRKSAKQCKARWYEWLDPSIKKTEWSREEDEKLLHLAKLMPTQWRTIAPIIGRTAAQCLERYEYLLDQAQRKEDGEDGGMDDPRKLKPGEIDPNPETKPARPDPKDMDEDELEMLSEARARLANTQGKKAKRKAREKQLEEARRLAALQKRRELRAAGIGLGNRKRRLKGIDFNSEIPFEKVPAQGFYDTSEEFVIPIAADFSSLRQQNLDGELRIEKEARERKKDKEKLKQKKENDIPLAMLQNQEPAKKRSKLVLPEPQISDQELQQVVKLGRASEIAKEVASESGVETTDALLADYSITAQVSATPRTVAPVTDRILQEAQNMMALTHVDTPLKGGVNTPLVQPDFSGALPQAHVVATPNTILATPFRSARGPDGAATPGGFLTPASGALVPVGGTPAQPGATPMLVRDKLNINAEDTMSVAETPAAYKSYQKQLKSSLKEGLASLPRPRNDYEIVVPDNETDEPVDDGADGENMVTDQADVDAQKKQEQQAREAKELAARSQVIQRDLPRPLDINMTVLRPPNEMHGLTELQRAEELVKQEMVKMLNYDAIRNPVVNPQAPPSKKNPLAQHLAYLEQHPYEDINEGDLERAKALLKEEMGVVRSGMAHGDLSLESYSQVWQECLSQVLYLPSQNRYTRANLASKKDRIESAEKRLEINRKHMAKEAKRCGKIEKKLKILTGGYQARAQALIKQFQDTNEQIEQNNLALSTFKFLAAQEDLAIPKRMESLTEDVMRQTEREKSLQKRYAQLTEDFRDLFREETVPQPRQRLPPQQRVEVVEQNGQREEADNGANTQDNDDKDEDSPQEEEPIPEESHEQNNGEAMDCPENGED, translated from the exons ATGCCGCGTATTATGATAAAAGGTGGTGTGTGGAGAAACACGGAG GATGAAATCTTGAAGGCGGCTGTTATGAAATATGGCAAGAACCAGTGGTCACGTATCGCGTCACTGTTGCACAGGAAATCAGCTAAACAATGTAAAGCCCGTTGGTATGAGTGGCTTGATCCGAGCATCAAGAAAACTGAATGGTCCCGGGAGGAAGATGAAAAATTGCTGCATCTGGCCAAGTTGATGCCCACGCAATGGCGTACGATTGCACCCATCATAGGACGGACCGCGGCTCAGTGTTTGGAGAGGTATGAGTACCTGTTGGATCAGGCGCAGCGGAAAGAGGATGGGGAGGATGGCGGAATGGATGATCCGAGAAAGCTGAAGCCGGGTGAGATTGATCCCAATCCGGAAACGAAACCGGCTCGACCCGATCCTAAGGATATGGACGAGGATGAGTTGGAGATGTTGTCCGAAGCGAGAGCTCGATTGGCCAATACCCAGGGTAAGAAAGCTAAAAGGAAAGCCCGTGAAAAACAGTTGGAAGAAGCGCGACGGTTGGCGGCTTTGCAAAAAAGACGAGAACTGCGTGCTGCTGGCATTGGGCTTGGGAATCGGAAGCGAAGACTTAAGGGTATTGATTTCAATTCGGAGATTCCGTTCGAGAAGGTGCCGGCGCAAGGTTTTTACGATACATCGGAGGAATTTGTCATTCCAATAGCGGCTGACTTCTCCAGCCTTCGCCAGCAGAATCTTGATGGAGAGTTGCGAATTGAGAAGGAAGCACGCGAGAGGAAGAAAGACAAAGAGAAGCTAAAGCAGAAGAAAGAGAATGACATTCCGTTGGCAATGCTCCAGAATCAGGAGCCAGCGAAGAAGCGTTCGAAATTGGTTCTTCCTGAGCCGCAGATTTCCGACCAAGAGCTTCAACAAGTTGTCAAGTTGGGGCGTGCGAGTGAAATTGCCAAAGAAGTTGCCTCAGAGTCGGGAGTCGAAACGACGGATGCACTTCTTGCCGATTACAGTATCACTGCTCAGGTGTCGGCCACTCCCCGGACAGTTGCCCCCGTTACGGATCGAATTCTTCAGGAGGCACAAAACATGATGGCGCTCACTCATGTGGACACTCCATTGAAGGGTGGCGTAAATACACCACTCGTACAGCCGGATTTTTCCGGGGCTCTTCCCCAGGCCCATGTTGTTGCCACTCCAAACACAATTCTTGCGACACCATTTCGTTCTGCTCGTGGTCCCGACGGCGCTGCCACTCCTGGTGGGTTTCTAACACCCGCTTCGGGTGCCCTTGTTCCGGTTGGAGGCACTCCGGCCCAGCCAGGGGCAACTCCAATGTTGGTGAGGGATAAACTTAATATCAACGCGGAGGATACCATGTCGGTGGCTGAAACTCCAGCCGCTTACAAAAGCTACCAGAAGCAGTTGAAATCTTCGCTGAAGGAAGGACTTGCTTCGCTGCCTAGACCTAGGAATGATTACGAGATCGTGGTACCGGATAATGAGACTGACGAGCCAGTGGACGACGGCGCTGATGGGGAAAATATGGTGACCGACCAAGCCGATGTGGACGCCCAAAAGAAGCAAGAACAGCAGGCCCGAGAGGCTAAGGAATTGGCTGCAAGATCACAG GTAATCCAACGTGATTTACCGCGTCCGCTAGACATCAATATGACTGTCCTGCGTCCACCCAACGAAATGCATGGACTCACCGAGTTGCAGCGGGCCGAAGAACTGGTGAAGCAAGAAATGGTCAAAATGCTCAATTACGATGCGATCCGCAATCCGGTTGTCAACCCACAGGCCCCGCCAAGCAAGAAGAACCCATTGGCCCAGCATTTGGCTTATCTGGAACAGCATCCGTACGAAGACATCAACGAAGGGGATCTTGAACGGGCAAAGGCGCTGCTGAAAGAGGAAATGGGCGTTGTCAGGTCTGGAATGGCCCACGGCGATTTGTCGCTTGAGAGTTACAGTCAGGTGTGGCAGGAGTGTCTTTCGCAGGTGCTGTATCTGCCCAGCCAAAATCGCTACACTAGGGCCAATTTGGCCAGCAAGAAGGACCGAATCGAGTCCGCCGAGAAGCGACTGGAGATTAATCGAAAGCACATGGCCAAAGAGGCTAAGCGGTGTGGAAAAATTGAGAAGAAGCTGAAAATTCTCACCGGAGGCTATCAGGCGAGAGCTCAAGCTTTGATAAAACAATTCCAGGATACGAATGAGCAGATAGAGCAAAACAATTTGGCTCTCTCGACGTTCAAATTCTTGGCAGCACAGGAAGATTTGGCCATACCGAAGCGGATGGAATCACTGACGGAGGATGTGATGAGACAGACCGAGCGAGAGAAGAGTCTTCAGAAGCGATATGCTCAGCTGACCGAGGATTTCCGAGATTTGTTCAGAGAGGAGACGGTTCCGCAGCCAAGGCAGAGGCTGCCCCCTCAGCAGagagttgaagttgttgagcaAAACGGGCAGAGAGAGGAAGCTGACAATGGTGCAAACACACAGGATAACGATGACAAAGATGAAGATAGCCCTCAAGAAGAAGAACCTATTCCAGAGGAATCCCACGAACAAAACAATGGTGAAGCAATGGATTGTCCGGAGAATGGTGAAGATTGA